The Drosophila sechellia strain sech25 chromosome 2L, ASM438219v1, whole genome shotgun sequence region TCCTCACCGACATGGCGTTGATAATGAGCCAGCTGCTCTATCGGAATCGAAAACAATGCTCGTCAGTGTTTTGGTTTCGATTACGGTCTAGAGTTCGCATTCGGATTCgtattcgcattcgcattctcGTTTTCTGCTCTCCGTTCTTCCGAACAAAGAATAGCCTGATAAGAAGCCAAAAACAACTGAAACATCGCAGAAATAGGCGGAAGGGTGGTAGTGGGTAGTAGTGGGTAGTAGTGGGTGGTAGTGGGTGGCAGCAGCTAAAGGCAAGTAAAAACACAAATCAACTGCAGCAGAGCTTTCCATTTCGTTTTCTCAATTTTCATCCTTTTTCAGCcaaaacacactcacacacacacactcgctcGAATTCTCGGGCCATATGGCCATATGCAAATAATGCAGGCGGGCGGAAAAGCGAGGGGGAGGGCGGTTATAAGAGGTTGGTGGGTGGTGCATCAGATAGAATTATCCGCAGTGCGCTAGCACGGGGATATTTAAGCAAAGAAATCGCTTTATTACATTCACTTTGCGCCACGAATCGCTTGAAATGCAATTCCGCCAGTGATTCGTGTCGGATTTGGGTTTCCTTTTCGAGAGTTCATTTTTTGTGGCTTTAAAGACAGTTTGATCCGACTTGTGTGCATTTGAATATGGTCGCATAACTGGGGATTCGTCAACATTGTTGGAAACTCTTAAATAAGATATAACAATAGAGCtattaaaaaacaacaatCATCTATATATCCCCTTTAAGCTTTGATAATAGCACCAATTTTATGGAAAACTAGTCAGTTGATCAGACTTTTATATGGCCACATAATCCAGTATCCTAGGCAGTGACTTTAGCTTTCACCTTCCGGTTTCCGGGCTTCTGCGAGTCAGTTTTGAGAGGAAGGAGTCCGCTGCCTGCGATGTTTCACTTGATTTACATATGAATCCGCATAAAGCACGGCAGTCCGAAACTGCAAAGGAATGTGGGCCAAGCCCCCAGTCCATCCTCTTAACCCGCCGACGCCGCGCTCTCGCTTTCCCCTTAACCCATCTGTAGACACAGCTGACGTTTAAAAACTTGACACAACGCTGCATGCAAAAGTGGGGGGTTGAAATGGGGATAGGGTTTGGGTTGGGGGGTCAGGAGGCGGTGGAGTGAAAGGAGGCGATGGGGAAATAAAAATGggaaatgaaaagaaatgTAGGCGGATGTGGGCACACTAAAAAAAATGCACCATCCTGCAGAAAAAGATGAACGGAGAGTTGGGAATTCTTTAAACTATTTATAGCTGACATATGAAAATGGCCATTGAAACATAAAGTTACTAAAAGTTTAAAGAATCGAAaccctttttttttgatttgctGGCTGGGCATTAatatgttattatttaaatgggTCATGTGGATGGGCGCACTGctattgtttaattttattttctgtgcATTCTGGTATCTCTGCTTCTGGCCGCATATCGTATGAGTTAACCCACCAGGCGCCAAGCCCCTTCCCCCAAAGTCCGCCCCCTTGTAAGCCGCTGTGTCTGCACAGAATTTCTTGCATAAATAGCAGCATGTGCGGAGATCTCTCTTTGTCCGTGgacaaaaatggaaatggaaacgagaatgaaaagaataaaaataaaaatataaacattcCTGCACTCGCTGCATTTAAAAGTAAAATGCAACTTCCGCCCCAATCGAATGTTAATGTTATATGAACAATTTTCGCTCCCATGCGGTTGGCCGTTGTAAATAAATTCCAGAACTCCGGTTCTGGTCGTGTCATTTTTTGGTCACTGCACAAAGCGAGTTCCTTGCATTTAATTCCGTTAATTACGAGGCTCCACTTTAAGTGGGGGCGGCAAGTGTCCCCCCTTCTGCCGCTGACAGTCCGCCCAACTTTgagtttatttttggttttcattatgttttcatatttttcgcAGTTCGCACTCCGAAGTGCTTTTAGTGGTGtctaaaaactttaaattcgTGTGGGCAAAATGGCTTGATTAATTGTTAAAGTTTGGGCATTGTTTGTGGCACATGTCGTTGCTGCACTATGACGCTAATAATTAGGGTGAATTTCTTGTGAATTTTACCATTACATAAATGCTTTAAACTGATTGGATGCGCTTGCTAGGGAAATATGTTCCAATACAATTGAAATTCGTTTATAGCTGGATCTAGAAAGGATTCTATCCTCTCGATTTCATCTGAATCTTAACCAAGCATTGGAATTTGTGGAAGGATTCTGCACACTTATCAGCGTCCTTGATGGAGGAGTCGCAGTTGTGATTTTCCTTTGCAACTTTCTCCTTCACTTTCTGCAGCGTGTTGGTTCGCTCGAACATGCAGTTGATGAAGCACATGACGTTGTGGGTTATCTTCTTCAAGCGGTAGCTCATTAAAAGGTCAAGTGCCTCCTTTTTAATAACATGGTTTTCCTTGGCACACTCGCCGGCAATTTTAACTTCTTCCGGCTGTGGAAAATGCCAAATTTATAACCTATTTATTATAGCATATTTGCACTTACTTCCTTAGTGGCCAAAACCGAGAGGCCAAGCAGCAGTACAAAAGCCAGCAACAATTGCATCTCGAAGATCGTTTTTGTTTGCAGCGTACAGATATCCCAACTCCACCTTATATAGATTAATTATTCACGCTTTTTAAGGATTATTAACGCTCtactaccaatacaattaaTTTCTAATGCCCGAAGTGGTTATAAAAAGTCTTGAAATTTCCATATAGAGTGCCACTGCCTTTGCGGTTACCAATCAAAGTGGCACGCATGCACTTTTGATGACTTTCCAGCTCGGCGGCACTTTTAA contains the following coding sequences:
- the LOC6617433 gene encoding uncharacterized protein LOC6617433 — its product is MQLLLAFVLLLGLSVLATKEPEEVKIAGECAKENHVIKKEALDLLMSYRLKKITHNVMCFINCMFERTNTLQKVKEKVAKENHNCDSSIKDADKCAESFHKFQCLVKIQMKSRG